One region of Myxococcus fulvus genomic DNA includes:
- a CDS encoding trifunctional serine/threonine-protein kinase/ATP-binding protein/sensor histidine kinase, whose protein sequence is MIDVPGYRSDRALSSSGSFQLVRATRANDGTPVNLKLAEPSRTGALTQRLRHEFELTHPLRLDGVLHPLALEESRPGMSVLVLEGFGETTLAQRLAVGRMEVLAGCRLAVALARAVGQLHAAGILHRDLQPASVLVGADGVSVKLTGLTLATRRARAEVAPVAPDRLEGTLEYLSPEATGRTHRSVDSRSDFYSLGVMLFELFTGRRPFADTDALGLVHAHVALPPPLPQSLVPELPRTLSALILKLLAKSPEDRYQSAYGLVADLQRCLDGLETGDGVPDFELGTKDVPERFAVPERLYGRAPQQASLRDAFERAASGRSGFVLVTGAAGMGKSALTGTLKRPVSEKHGLFVRGKYDQLLRDTPYSGIFEAFREVARSLLGEERLDLWRQRLLEALGGMGQLVVDAVPRLGLVLGEQPPVAELDPAESELRFQLVLRKLVGVLATSEHPLVIVLDDLQWADSASLQFLRQLLTDRELGNLLVVAACRTEVLDAEHPVEGLTQALREAGTPVQRINLEPLSPEQLSRLVADVFPAAAGQPDTQLDAVVLSLTEGNPFFAVQLLRAFYERGLVRFDAEGGGFRWDGGALRGQDFSDGVVALLTARIRELSPGAQALLPVAAALGHAFTLRNLSTVMELTPEQTTEVLDEVLHAGLVAPVGERLTDTEPSDSFQFAHDRVQQAALELTPPDEHPEVHARIGRLLLRHTPPELMDEQLADIVSHFHLALPVLKDAQERHRVAALDLRAGRGAKSRGAWSAALRLLTTGRQLLGDDGWSANRALAFDLHVEAAEAAYLAADFEQMERLASAALDHAQDRLEQVRVHLVRIQCHSHRGEHERAVDLGLEVLGMLGQHLPARPIQAHVLAGVAKTKVLLGLRKPEDLESLPELRDPLLVATLRVMMKLATAAFMARPLLFPLVVLRNLQLTIRHGATGTAAFGYVGYGLMLSVHLGNPEEGYRYGRLALKTLDRFGAESLRSMVHFVFNLFIRHWKEPLGTCLDDFFAGASKGQETGDIEYFAYNASAGCAVSLIGRDGLLEHGPRVDRFRDALASHRHTNVPFLQYTRHTLDVLTGAFTGDVEARERDIVAPYHQAGYSNGIATCEVMRTMRRWLWRDAKGSLESAAAVDARAELITGQIYLPWYKFFQGLALLELHPSRGPLERLRASRTIDALRKQMRGWARIAPMNYGARAELLDAERARVDGKPTEAADGYDRAIRLAREHGLSLDEAVGCELAARFHLEQRRERVAHAYLADSRAAYVRWGARAVASRLEREYPHLLPTTPEPVRAEESAGTPLASLDLESVLKTARALSGEIVLDKLLRKLMTLLIENAGARRGFLILMRPEGLYIEAEGSVDGARVLLDQGVPVESSTALPASIVHYVVRTGETVILDDAATEEPFSEDPYVRTAHPKSVLCSPLLKQGSLTGVLYLENDATRGAFTPERLEVLRLLSFQAAISLENAGLYASLEEYSHTLERRVDERTAELQSKNVELAETLTRIQEMQRQLVAQEKLASLGALTAGIAHELQNPLNFVNNFSELSTRLAAELDTTLRAQTGKLESTTAEDILETLEDLKQNARRIQTHGRRASDIIKTMLRHSRRSEGSRTRVDLNMLIRDSVNLAVQGLRVREGAAAVETDTELDPRVGTVEVVAGDISRLIINILDNAFYATLAKRRGEGEAFTPRILVSTRRLAARVELRVRDNGPGIPLEIREKLFDPFFTTKPAGSGTGLGLSLVHDIVQEHQGEIRVESVVGEYSEFVISLPSLLPTTAAA, encoded by the coding sequence ATGATTGATGTTCCTGGCTACCGAAGCGACAGAGCGCTCTCCAGCTCCGGCTCCTTCCAACTCGTTCGCGCCACCCGCGCCAACGACGGAACCCCCGTCAACCTCAAGCTCGCGGAGCCCTCGCGCACCGGAGCCCTCACGCAGCGGCTCCGTCACGAATTCGAGCTGACCCATCCCCTGCGCCTCGACGGCGTCCTCCACCCGCTGGCCCTGGAGGAATCCCGTCCCGGCATGTCCGTGCTCGTACTCGAGGGCTTCGGCGAGACGACGCTCGCCCAACGCCTGGCCGTGGGCCGGATGGAGGTCCTCGCCGGCTGCCGGCTCGCCGTCGCCCTCGCGCGCGCCGTGGGCCAGCTCCACGCCGCCGGCATCCTCCACCGGGACCTGCAACCCGCCTCCGTGCTCGTGGGCGCGGACGGTGTGTCCGTGAAGCTGACGGGACTCACCCTCGCCACGCGGCGCGCCCGCGCGGAGGTGGCTCCCGTCGCCCCGGACCGGCTCGAGGGCACGCTCGAGTACCTGTCCCCCGAGGCCACCGGCCGCACGCATCGCAGCGTCGACTCCCGCAGCGACTTCTACTCGCTGGGCGTCATGCTGTTCGAGCTGTTCACCGGCCGCCGTCCCTTCGCGGACACCGATGCGCTGGGGCTCGTCCACGCGCACGTCGCGCTCCCGCCGCCGCTGCCCCAGTCGCTGGTGCCGGAGCTGCCGCGCACGCTGTCGGCCCTCATCCTCAAGCTGCTCGCCAAGTCCCCCGAGGACCGCTACCAGAGCGCTTACGGACTGGTGGCCGACCTGCAGCGCTGCCTCGATGGCCTGGAGACGGGCGACGGCGTACCCGACTTCGAGCTGGGCACCAAGGACGTCCCCGAGCGCTTCGCCGTCCCCGAGCGACTCTATGGCCGGGCCCCGCAGCAGGCCTCGCTGCGGGACGCCTTCGAGCGCGCCGCCTCGGGGCGCTCCGGCTTCGTGCTCGTCACCGGCGCGGCTGGCATGGGCAAGTCCGCGCTCACCGGCACGCTCAAGCGTCCCGTGTCGGAGAAGCACGGCCTGTTCGTGCGCGGCAAGTACGACCAGCTCCTTCGCGACACGCCCTACTCCGGCATCTTCGAGGCGTTCCGCGAGGTCGCGCGCAGCCTGCTCGGCGAAGAGCGTCTGGACCTGTGGCGACAGCGCTTGCTGGAAGCGCTGGGCGGCATGGGCCAGCTCGTCGTGGACGCGGTGCCGCGCCTGGGGCTGGTGTTGGGAGAGCAGCCGCCCGTGGCCGAGCTGGACCCGGCCGAGTCGGAGCTTCGCTTCCAGTTGGTGCTGCGCAAGCTGGTGGGCGTCCTCGCCACGTCCGAGCATCCGCTCGTCATCGTGCTGGATGACCTGCAGTGGGCGGACAGCGCGAGCCTCCAGTTCCTGCGCCAGCTCCTGACGGACCGTGAGCTGGGCAACCTGCTCGTGGTCGCCGCGTGCCGCACGGAGGTCCTCGACGCCGAGCATCCCGTGGAGGGGCTCACCCAGGCCCTGCGCGAGGCGGGCACGCCCGTGCAGCGCATCAACCTGGAGCCCCTGTCCCCCGAGCAGCTGTCACGCCTGGTCGCGGATGTCTTCCCGGCGGCGGCGGGACAGCCCGACACGCAGCTCGACGCCGTGGTGCTGTCTTTGACGGAGGGCAACCCCTTCTTCGCGGTGCAGTTGCTGCGCGCGTTCTACGAGCGCGGGCTCGTGCGCTTCGACGCGGAGGGCGGAGGCTTTCGCTGGGACGGCGGCGCCCTGCGAGGTCAGGACTTCAGCGACGGCGTGGTGGCGCTGCTCACCGCGCGCATCCGGGAGCTGAGCCCGGGTGCCCAGGCGCTGCTGCCCGTGGCCGCGGCGCTCGGTCATGCCTTCACGCTGCGCAACCTCTCCACGGTGATGGAGCTCACGCCCGAGCAGACGACGGAGGTGCTGGACGAGGTGCTCCACGCGGGCCTGGTCGCGCCCGTGGGCGAGCGGCTCACGGACACCGAGCCCTCCGACAGCTTCCAGTTCGCGCATGACCGCGTCCAGCAGGCCGCGTTGGAGCTGACGCCGCCGGACGAGCACCCGGAGGTCCATGCCCGCATCGGCCGGCTGCTGCTGCGGCACACGCCGCCCGAGCTGATGGACGAGCAGCTCGCGGACATCGTCAGCCACTTCCACCTGGCGCTGCCCGTGCTGAAGGACGCGCAGGAGCGGCACCGGGTGGCGGCCCTGGACCTGCGCGCGGGTCGCGGCGCCAAGTCGCGCGGCGCGTGGTCCGCGGCGCTGCGCCTGTTGACGACAGGCCGTCAGCTCCTCGGCGACGACGGCTGGAGCGCCAACCGCGCGCTCGCGTTCGACCTGCACGTCGAGGCCGCCGAGGCCGCGTATCTCGCCGCGGACTTCGAGCAGATGGAGCGGCTGGCCAGCGCCGCCCTGGACCACGCCCAGGACCGGCTGGAGCAGGTGCGCGTGCACCTGGTGCGCATCCAGTGCCACTCCCACCGCGGCGAGCACGAGCGCGCGGTGGACCTGGGCCTGGAGGTGCTCGGCATGCTGGGCCAGCACCTGCCCGCGCGTCCCATCCAGGCGCACGTGCTGGCGGGTGTCGCGAAGACGAAGGTGCTGCTCGGTCTGCGCAAGCCCGAGGACCTGGAGTCACTCCCCGAGCTGAGAGACCCGCTGCTCGTCGCGACGCTTCGCGTGATGATGAAGCTGGCCACGGCCGCGTTCATGGCCCGCCCCCTGCTCTTCCCGCTCGTGGTGCTGCGCAACCTCCAGCTCACCATCCGCCACGGCGCCACGGGCACGGCCGCCTTCGGCTACGTGGGCTACGGGTTGATGCTCAGCGTCCACCTGGGCAACCCCGAGGAGGGCTATCGCTACGGGCGGCTCGCGTTGAAGACGTTGGATCGCTTCGGCGCGGAGAGCCTGCGCTCGATGGTGCACTTCGTCTTCAACCTCTTCATCCGCCACTGGAAGGAGCCGCTGGGCACCTGCCTGGATGACTTCTTCGCCGGCGCGAGCAAGGGCCAGGAGACGGGCGACATCGAGTACTTCGCCTACAACGCGAGCGCGGGCTGCGCGGTGTCCCTCATCGGCCGCGACGGGCTCCTGGAGCACGGCCCCCGGGTCGACCGCTTCCGTGACGCGCTCGCGAGCCACCGGCACACGAACGTGCCGTTCCTCCAGTACACGCGGCACACGCTCGATGTGCTCACCGGCGCCTTCACCGGCGACGTGGAGGCCCGGGAGCGGGACATCGTCGCGCCGTACCACCAGGCCGGCTACTCCAACGGCATCGCCACCTGCGAGGTCATGCGCACCATGCGCCGCTGGCTGTGGCGCGACGCGAAGGGCTCCCTGGAGAGCGCGGCCGCGGTGGACGCTCGCGCGGAGCTCATCACCGGGCAGATCTACCTGCCCTGGTACAAGTTCTTCCAGGGACTGGCCCTGCTGGAGCTGCACCCCTCGAGAGGACCGCTGGAGCGCCTGCGTGCGTCCCGCACCATCGACGCGCTCCGCAAGCAGATGCGCGGCTGGGCTCGCATCGCCCCGATGAACTACGGCGCGCGCGCGGAGCTGCTCGACGCGGAGCGCGCCCGGGTGGACGGCAAGCCCACCGAGGCCGCGGATGGCTATGACCGGGCCATCCGGCTCGCCCGGGAGCACGGCCTGTCGCTCGACGAGGCTGTCGGGTGCGAGCTGGCGGCGAGGTTCCATCTGGAGCAGCGCCGCGAGCGCGTGGCCCATGCCTACCTGGCCGACTCCCGCGCCGCCTATGTGCGCTGGGGCGCGCGCGCGGTGGCCTCGCGACTGGAGCGCGAGTACCCGCACCTGCTCCCCACCACGCCCGAGCCCGTGCGGGCCGAGGAGTCCGCGGGCACGCCGCTGGCCTCGCTGGACCTGGAGTCGGTGCTCAAGACGGCGCGCGCGCTGTCCGGCGAAATCGTCCTGGACAAGCTCTTGCGCAAGCTGATGACGCTGCTCATCGAGAACGCGGGCGCGCGGCGCGGCTTCCTCATCCTCATGCGGCCCGAGGGGCTCTACATCGAGGCCGAGGGCTCGGTGGACGGCGCCCGGGTGCTCCTGGACCAGGGCGTTCCGGTGGAGTCCTCCACGGCGCTGCCAGCCTCCATCGTCCACTACGTGGTGCGCACCGGCGAGACGGTCATCCTGGACGACGCGGCGACGGAGGAGCCCTTCTCCGAGGACCCCTACGTGCGCACCGCGCATCCCAAGTCCGTGCTGTGCAGCCCTCTGCTCAAGCAGGGCTCGCTCACGGGCGTGCTCTACCTGGAGAACGACGCCACGCGCGGGGCCTTCACTCCCGAGCGACTCGAGGTCCTCCGCCTGTTGTCCTTCCAGGCCGCCATCTCCCTGGAGAACGCGGGGCTGTACGCCAGCCTGGAGGAGTACAGCCACACGCTGGAGCGCCGCGTGGACGAGCGCACCGCGGAGCTGCAGAGCAAGAACGTGGAACTGGCCGAGACGCTCACCCGCATCCAGGAGATGCAGCGCCAGCTGGTCGCCCAGGAGAAGCTCGCGTCGCTGGGCGCGCTCACGGCGGGCATCGCGCACGAGCTGCAGAACCCGCTCAACTTCGTGAACAACTTCTCGGAGCTGTCCACGCGGCTGGCCGCGGAGCTGGACACCACACTGCGCGCCCAGACGGGGAAGCTGGAGTCCACCACCGCCGAGGACATCCTCGAGACGCTGGAGGACCTGAAGCAGAACGCCCGACGCATCCAGACCCACGGGCGGCGCGCCTCGGACATCATCAAGACGATGCTGCGGCACTCGCGCCGCTCCGAGGGCTCGCGCACCCGCGTGGACCTGAACATGCTGATTCGCGACAGCGTCAACCTGGCCGTCCAGGGCCTGCGCGTGCGCGAGGGCGCGGCCGCGGTGGAGACGGACACGGAGCTGGACCCGCGCGTGGGCACCGTCGAGGTGGTGGCCGGGGACATCAGCCGGCTCATCATCAACATCCTCGACAACGCCTTCTACGCGACGCTGGCCAAGCGCCGCGGCGAGGGCGAGGCCTTCACGCCCCGCATCCTGGTCTCCACCCGGCGGCTCGCCGCGCGCGTGGAGCTGCGGGTGCGCGACAACGGGCCGGGCATCCCCCTGGAGATTCGCGAGAAGCTCTTCGACCCGTTCTTCACCACCAAGCCCGCGGGCTCCGGCACGGGCCTGGGCCTGTCCCTGGTCCACGACATCGTCCAGGAGCACCAGGGCGAAATCCGCGTGGAGAGCGTCGTCGGCGAGTACTCCGAGTTCGTCATCTCCCTGCCGTCGCTGTTGCCCACGACGGCCGCCGCGTGA
- the crtI gene encoding phytoene desaturase family protein → MEQDTRRDGRRVLVIGSGFGGLAAAVRLAARGWRVTVLERRAVPGGRAHAFQQDGFTFDAGPTVITCPHLLEELWALAGQRLSEHVELRPVAPLYRMRFPDGFTFDYHTDRERMLEAVRRVSPGDEAGYLALSARVERMYEAGIGPLMSAPVPHVLSLAPFTAALVRDEAFRTMYGLVSRHVKDERLRQALSFHPLLIGGSPFSAASAVYTSIQFVERRWGGFFPVGGTGALVRGLVSLLESLGGEVRYDSEVSEITVEGRKATGVRLGSGEWLPAEAVVSNADAAWTYRYLLPRHVRSHWTDDRIQQARYSMSVFLWYFGTRRQYPEVAHHTLLFGRDFRGMFSGLSGSGQPSQDPLLYLHRPTATDSGLAPPGHDAFYVLAPVPHLGEGSNWKARAETFRRMLAERLSRTVLPGLESEWVTSRVFTPEDFRDDLRSFRGAAFSFAPTLLQTTFLRAQAKSEDVDRLYLVGAGTHPGAGLPAVLCSAKIVDTVMAEA, encoded by the coding sequence GTGGAACAGGACACACGGCGGGACGGCAGGCGCGTCCTCGTCATCGGCAGTGGTTTCGGAGGGCTCGCGGCGGCGGTGCGACTGGCCGCGCGAGGCTGGCGAGTCACCGTCCTGGAGCGTCGCGCCGTCCCGGGCGGTCGCGCCCATGCCTTCCAGCAAGACGGCTTCACCTTCGACGCGGGACCCACGGTCATCACCTGTCCGCACCTGCTCGAGGAGCTCTGGGCGCTCGCGGGACAGCGGCTCTCGGAGCATGTCGAGCTGCGGCCGGTGGCGCCGCTCTACCGGATGCGTTTCCCGGATGGCTTCACGTTCGACTACCACACGGACCGGGAGCGGATGCTCGAGGCCGTGCGGCGCGTCTCTCCCGGGGACGAGGCGGGCTACCTGGCGCTGTCCGCCCGGGTGGAGCGGATGTACGAGGCCGGCATCGGCCCCTTGATGAGCGCGCCCGTGCCGCACGTGCTGAGCCTGGCGCCCTTCACGGCGGCGCTGGTTCGCGACGAGGCCTTCCGGACGATGTATGGCCTGGTGTCGCGGCACGTGAAGGACGAGCGGCTCCGGCAGGCGCTGAGCTTCCATCCGCTGCTCATCGGTGGCAGTCCGTTCTCGGCCGCGAGCGCCGTGTACACGTCCATCCAGTTCGTCGAGCGGCGCTGGGGTGGGTTCTTCCCCGTGGGAGGAACAGGCGCGCTGGTGCGGGGCCTGGTGTCGCTGCTGGAGTCGCTGGGCGGTGAGGTCCGCTACGACAGCGAGGTGTCGGAGATCACCGTGGAGGGGCGGAAGGCCACGGGCGTCCGACTGGGCTCGGGCGAGTGGCTCCCCGCCGAGGCGGTGGTGTCCAACGCGGATGCGGCGTGGACGTACCGGTACCTGCTGCCGCGTCACGTGCGCAGTCACTGGACGGACGACCGCATCCAGCAGGCGCGTTACTCGATGAGCGTGTTCCTCTGGTACTTCGGCACACGGCGCCAGTATCCCGAGGTGGCGCACCACACGCTGCTGTTCGGTCGGGACTTCCGAGGCATGTTCTCGGGCCTGTCGGGCTCGGGGCAGCCGTCACAGGACCCGCTGCTGTATCTGCACCGGCCCACCGCGACGGATTCGGGTCTGGCGCCACCGGGACACGATGCGTTCTATGTCCTCGCGCCGGTGCCGCATCTGGGCGAGGGCTCGAACTGGAAGGCGAGGGCGGAGACGTTCCGTCGCATGCTGGCGGAGCGACTGTCGCGCACGGTGTTGCCGGGGCTGGAGTCGGAGTGGGTGACGTCGAGGGTGTTCACGCCCGAGGACTTCCGGGATGACCTGCGCTCGTTCCGCGGCGCGGCGTTCAGCTTCGCGCCCACGCTGTTGCAGACGACGTTCTTGAGGGCGCAGGCGAAGAGCGAGGACGTGGACCGGTTGTATCTCGTGGGCGCGGGGACGCATCCCGGCGCGGGCCTGCCCGCGGTGCTGTGCTCGGCGAAGATCGTCGATACGGTGATGGCGGAGGCGTGA
- a CDS encoding carotenoid oxygenase family protein, which produces MSPLPSPSAEDVPPPAPPHLPDGTTYPGVAVPPGLRPGMPRNAMTSNRERFTREPLHVLAGKLPPDLHGHVFVAGPSVSEGSPALASDGLVLRLDFDGAHATFSSSIMETPSYVAREPVNAGKTSRGPLTRYLNEFRETTLSDVSIALGAQEAPNTAPFLVQGENMMLVTTDAGRPWAIHPMTLEAYTPLGYLREWKPAIGTPWTFPLLQSTAHPAFAFEHPVAISEAPGAGQKPRLFLTNHAPKWPLGEGWTHLVSWDTWENRLHHWSLIDAATGKPVVTQSLHQIAVTRDYVVLLDSNFPVNFWSIAVQSALPGMTRLQRLVSRLTSEPAYPQAVFWVVKRSDLRPSPGTLLPDDPPRIPAYRFQSGGGGLHFAARYENPDDVITIVAGHSPTEDLSHTIQEGDLLINGNRAQAYQQGMPTAVPVTRSSLGVHHIDMRRRTIESKLHSHDDYTWGLTVFSNTGLINGELETNLKMYLDEVPREPPPGGEPPGGINWGIPEDELAIYFNSDGFTADMVPEFIYQMYKPIVGDREGLPIREGRAASFFKFFINSGRFDGYVLPTGWFGFAPQFVPSIKLPMVPYWKGYVVALVVSDPTPNLPPDSTGDEVWIFDSEDIAKGPICRLGSKNFDIGMTLHTTYLPPGLGDILDGHVPNDPPYCVDVREDYDVSAMQKAYENWLPGLFPRVPRALFAPWRMGVRWVLNFPKLREVFENDVYPRFTMRPRQKK; this is translated from the coding sequence GTGTCTCCCCTTCCTTCCCCCTCGGCGGAGGATGTGCCGCCGCCCGCGCCGCCCCATCTGCCGGATGGCACGACGTACCCAGGCGTCGCCGTCCCGCCGGGTCTTAGACCCGGGATGCCGCGCAACGCGATGACGTCCAACCGGGAGCGCTTCACGCGCGAGCCGCTGCACGTGCTCGCCGGCAAGCTGCCACCGGACCTCCACGGCCACGTCTTCGTCGCCGGCCCCAGCGTGTCCGAGGGCTCACCGGCGCTGGCCTCGGATGGGCTGGTGCTGCGGCTCGACTTCGATGGGGCCCACGCGACGTTCAGCTCGTCCATCATGGAGACGCCGTCGTACGTGGCGCGCGAGCCGGTCAACGCGGGCAAGACGTCGCGCGGACCGCTCACGCGCTACCTGAACGAATTCCGCGAGACGACGCTGTCGGACGTGTCCATCGCCCTGGGCGCGCAGGAGGCCCCCAACACGGCGCCCTTCCTGGTGCAGGGCGAGAACATGATGCTGGTGACGACGGACGCGGGCCGTCCGTGGGCCATCCATCCGATGACGCTGGAGGCGTACACGCCGCTGGGCTACCTGCGCGAGTGGAAGCCGGCCATCGGCACGCCGTGGACGTTCCCGCTGCTGCAGAGCACCGCGCACCCCGCCTTCGCGTTCGAGCACCCGGTGGCCATCTCCGAGGCGCCGGGCGCCGGGCAGAAGCCGCGCCTGTTCCTGACGAATCACGCGCCCAAGTGGCCGCTCGGGGAGGGCTGGACGCACCTGGTGAGCTGGGACACGTGGGAGAACCGGCTGCACCACTGGTCGCTCATCGACGCGGCCACGGGCAAGCCAGTGGTGACGCAGTCGCTGCATCAGATCGCCGTCACGCGCGACTACGTCGTCCTGCTGGACAGCAACTTCCCGGTCAACTTCTGGAGCATCGCGGTGCAGTCGGCGCTGCCGGGCATGACGCGGCTGCAGCGGCTGGTGAGCCGGCTGACGTCCGAGCCGGCCTATCCCCAGGCGGTGTTCTGGGTGGTGAAGCGCTCGGACCTGCGTCCGTCGCCCGGCACGCTGTTGCCCGACGACCCGCCGAGGATCCCCGCGTACCGCTTCCAGTCCGGAGGTGGCGGTCTGCACTTCGCGGCGCGCTACGAGAACCCGGACGACGTCATCACGATCGTCGCGGGACACTCTCCCACCGAGGACCTCTCCCACACCATCCAGGAGGGAGATTTGCTCATCAACGGCAACCGGGCCCAGGCGTACCAGCAGGGCATGCCCACGGCGGTGCCGGTGACGCGCAGCTCGCTGGGCGTGCACCACATCGACATGCGCCGGAGGACCATCGAGTCGAAGCTGCACTCGCACGATGACTACACGTGGGGGCTCACGGTCTTCTCGAACACGGGCCTCATCAACGGCGAGCTCGAGACCAATCTGAAGATGTACCTCGACGAGGTCCCCCGCGAGCCGCCTCCTGGCGGTGAGCCCCCCGGCGGCATCAACTGGGGCATTCCAGAGGACGAGCTCGCCATCTACTTCAACTCGGATGGCTTCACGGCGGACATGGTCCCCGAGTTCATCTACCAGATGTACAAGCCCATCGTCGGAGACCGGGAGGGCTTGCCCATCCGCGAGGGCCGGGCCGCGAGCTTCTTCAAGTTCTTCATCAACTCCGGCCGCTTCGATGGCTACGTACTGCCCACCGGCTGGTTCGGCTTCGCGCCGCAGTTCGTGCCGAGCATCAAGCTGCCCATGGTGCCGTACTGGAAGGGCTACGTCGTGGCGCTGGTGGTGTCGGACCCCACGCCGAACCTGCCGCCGGACTCGACGGGCGACGAGGTGTGGATCTTCGACTCGGAGGACATCGCCAAGGGCCCCATCTGCCGGCTGGGCAGCAAGAACTTCGACATCGGCATGACGCTGCACACGACGTATCTGCCGCCGGGCCTGGGGGACATCCTCGATGGGCACGTGCCGAACGACCCGCCCTACTGCGTGGACGTGCGCGAGGACTACGACGTGAGCGCGATGCAGAAGGCCTACGAGAACTGGCTGCCGGGCCTGTTCCCCCGCGTGCCGCGCGCGCTCTTCGCGCCGTGGCGGATGGGCGTGCGCTGGGTGCTCAACTTCCCGAAGCTGCGCGAGGTGTTCGAGAACGACGTCTACCCGCGCTTCACGATGCGACCTCGACAGAAGAAGTAG